In a genomic window of Rhododendron vialii isolate Sample 1 chromosome 12a, ASM3025357v1:
- the LOC131311475 gene encoding probable nucleoredoxin 1: MKGEGDVVAEQSKHDLQSLLFCPDRDFLIRNNGDEVKVDNLKGKKVGLYFSASWCGPCQQFTPNLVEVYNELSPKGDFEIVFVSADKDDEAFKGYFSKMPWLAIPFSDSSTRDRLDESFKVMGIPHLVILDENGKVVTEEGVEFIRDYGVDAYPFTQERIKEIKDEEEKAKREQPLKFFLASRSRDFVISANGNKVSISELEGNTIGLYFAESSYRKCVKFTPKLVEVYEKLKAKGEKFEVVMIPFDDEEESFNQSFEKMPWLSLPYDDKSCVKLARYFEIPTIPQHSLAIIGPDGRTLQSDVVEAIEEHGTETYPFTPEKFLELEEKDKAKWDAQTLESILVRGDLDFVIGKDGHKVPISDLVGKNILLYFSAHWCPPCRAFTPKLVEIYHQIKAKDDAFELIFISSDRDQTSFEEYFSQMPWLAIPFEDDRKEYLDRIFKVQGIPMLVAIGPTGRTVTTEARAVVMSHGSDAYPFTEARLKEIEAENEEMAKGWPKKVKHELHEHELELIHRPEYGCDGCKEGGTVWLFYCEECDFDLHPKCALEENKGTKGDREDDMEEGTKTKEGYVCDGEVCRKA, from the exons ATGAAGGGTGAAGGCGATGTGGTCGCTGAGCAAAGCAAACACGACCTTCAGTCACTTCTCTTTTGTCCGGATAGGGATTTCCTCATTCGCAACAACGGCGATGAG GTGAAAGTTGACAATTTGAAGGGTAAAAAGGTGGGGTTGTATTTTTCTGCATCATGGTGTGGCCCATGTCAACAGTTCACCCCAAATCTCGTGGAGGTTTACAATGAACTGTCCCCAAAGGGTGATTTTGAGATTGTATTTGTCTCAGCAGATAAGGATGACGAGGCATTTAAGGGTTATTTCTCCAAGATGCCCTGGCTTGCCATCCCATTTTCTGATTCAAGCACTCGTGACCGGTTGGATGAGTCATTTAAGGTGATGGGGATACCGCACCTTGTTATCCTTGATGAAAATGGGAAGGTTGTGACAGAGGAAGGTGTTGAGTTCATTCGGGATTATGGAGTAGATGCGTATCCTTTTACCCAAGAGAGGATCAAAGAAAttaaagatgaagaagaaaaagctaAGAGGGAACAGCCCTTGAAATTTTTCTTAGCCTCCCGTTCTCGTGACTTTGTGATCTCAGCAAACGGGAATAAG GTTTCTATCTCTGAGCTCGAAGGGAACACCATAGGCCTGTATTTTGCAGAGTCTTCGTACAGGAAATGTGTCAAGTTCACTCCAAAACTCGTTGAAGTTTATGAGAAGTTGAAGGCGAAGGGGGAGAAATTTGAAGTTGTGATGATACCctttgatgatgaagaagaatcTTTCAATCAAAGCTTTGAAAAGATGCCTTGGTTATCACTTCCCTATGATGACAAGAGCTGTGTCAAGCTTGCTCGGTACTTTGAAATTCCAACCATACCT CAACACTCATTGGCTATTATCGGACCAGATGGCAGAACTCTACAGTCAGATGTTGTCGAGGCCATTGAAGAACATGGCACCGAGACATACCCTTTTACACCagaaaagtttttggagcttgAGGAGAAAGATAAGGCAAAATGGGATGCCCAAACGTTGGAGTCTATTTTGGTTCGGGGAGATCTCGATTTTGTGATAGGGAAAGATGGACACAAG gtGCCTATTTCTGATCTTGTTGGGAAAAATATCCTCCTTTACTTTTCAGCCCACTGGTGTCCTCCATGCCGAGCTTTTACCCCAAAGCTTGTCGAAATATATCACCAGATTAAGGCAAAAGACGATGCGTTTGAACTTATTTTCATCTCTAGTGACAGGGATCAAACTTCATTTGAAGAGTACTTTTCCCAAATGCCATGGCTGGCAATTCCCTTTGAAGATGATAGGAAGGAGTATTTGGACCGCATTTTCAAGGTTCAAGGCATTCCAATGCTAGTTGCAATCGGGCCAACAGGCCGGACTGTCACGACAGAAGCCCGCGCGGTTGTTATGTCTCATGGATCCGATGCTTATCCCTTCACAGAGGCACGATTGAAGGAGATTGAGGCAGAGAATGAGGAGATGGCAAAGGGGTGGCCTAAGAAGGTGAAGCATGAGCTCCATGAACACGAACTTGAGCTGATTCATCGCCCAGAGTATGGGTGTGATGGGTGCAAGGAAGGAGGAACAGTATGGTTATTTTATTGTGAAGAGTGTGACTTCGATCTGCATCCAAAGTGTGCTTTGGAAGAAAACAAGGGAACCAAAGGGGATAGGGAAGATGATATGGAGGAGGGGACGAAAACTAAAGAAGGGTACGTTTGTGATGGAGAGGTCTGTCGCAAAGCTTAA